From the genome of Halorussus caseinilyticus, one region includes:
- a CDS encoding DUF2206 domain-containing protein, whose protein sequence is MTDKPSASGNVVAVASGKGGVGKTTAAVELAAALVERGTEAVVVDCDLDMPDLGSFLGVTPETTLHDVLAGDAAVEDAVVETESVAAVTGDPRLDRFAETDPSLLADAIDGLRSAFDAVVLDTSSNLRTAAPALRTADAAVLVTTPDPTAVASTRRTGEFVEQLDGRVVGGVVTKTETTPFDAGRTVEQLERDCETVVTVPSAGGPDDPESVGGESDADGETGGGDGTLPAVAANPASESAAAYRRLAAAMPGVEATDAPVETETGTDDRASDTESARRDESLSALSERTFGGPDATIELPRVSYDPQRGLSVGRRAVVAVAVAVQILLVALVGADPPIPLVRPILGTVYAMFVPGLLVAVLLDRDRGTFTRLVVYSVGLSAVLLLAVGAVISLAYPAVGIDAPYREWTVVGTLTVVVFGLSAAILARDEDRQLRIPIHGAFSPAPLALALVPFLSIFGITFQNATGNNSVLLAMLVLLSVLPLLNATDRIPSRWLSLAVWVTAVALLYHNSLFGSSIGGPSGAAQTLETGVWSASEESVLPNGVLFPAYTILTGLRLGITSSTVNPLLVSFLPVILFEGYREQVGDRAAFSSACLFMFSFPFYVLYPSAGRVATPVFFLALEGLVLSDSHIDLLRKRILGVLFGMGLAVSHYGTAYVAMVAFGTAFVTYLLLGVIDKARIPLSRGTALKRLRSVNVRATVRELTPRLLSPWFVTFYVAFVVEWYFYTSGGDKFAILPRKVLSVVNRFFEASASGTAGSAVSKEYGSTSVAISRQFYILIGALMGIGLAATMVARVFRKDTVDVDDEFLALAVGFMSMLGASFFVVGFNVARIMMIVFTFTAVFVVYGLGSIVEAVLTTRRVLRRVVARDGRGAIGDLLGVDFERAFGGLRTELTAVSVVLCVFLLLNAGFVTVFFTHDYAPSNIVTQDTLEKSEQVQVQLKARGCVNCDIESHVWLFSHRNRSSHAYGDFMAWAQVDFYRGSIAGRLSYYPKKVTYRSMWAATNGTDTKSLLLVLDHNTDTGVMLIESKYYWKDMAYIEPVTNRSHRVYTTGETAIYRSTGRATKRAFDFERPVPTNVTNVTEYKRLAAGSEFDGDDGPFDDIGEASERIRDPGLGGPASDEIGGDGPAGGPGGYGAAGSDNRTDGNRTGEVGAGNATDGPGAGNATGVTAGDANGSGTDGNVSTAINSTETTTATADATTSADSDRRLPREDSDRRLPREDSATDFAEAFVASPTRRTPRADHPAPSLGRVSIS, encoded by the coding sequence ATGACCGACAAGCCATCCGCCTCCGGGAACGTCGTCGCCGTCGCCAGTGGCAAAGGTGGCGTCGGGAAGACGACGGCGGCGGTGGAACTCGCGGCGGCGCTGGTCGAACGCGGCACGGAGGCGGTCGTAGTGGACTGCGACCTCGACATGCCCGACCTCGGGTCGTTTCTCGGCGTCACGCCCGAGACGACGCTCCACGACGTTCTCGCCGGAGACGCGGCCGTCGAGGACGCCGTGGTCGAGACCGAGAGCGTCGCGGCGGTGACGGGCGACCCGCGACTCGACCGGTTCGCCGAGACCGACCCGTCGTTGCTCGCGGACGCCATCGACGGTCTCCGGTCGGCGTTCGACGCCGTGGTGCTGGACACGAGTTCGAACCTCCGGACCGCGGCACCCGCCCTCCGAACCGCCGACGCCGCGGTGCTGGTGACGACCCCCGACCCGACGGCGGTGGCGTCCACCCGACGGACCGGCGAGTTCGTCGAGCAACTCGACGGGCGGGTCGTCGGGGGCGTCGTCACCAAGACCGAGACCACGCCGTTCGACGCCGGGCGAACGGTCGAGCAACTCGAACGCGACTGCGAGACGGTCGTCACGGTCCCGAGCGCAGGAGGTCCCGACGACCCGGAGTCGGTCGGCGGGGAGTCGGACGCCGACGGGGAGACCGGGGGTGGGGACGGGACCCTTCCGGCCGTGGCCGCCAATCCCGCCAGCGAGTCCGCCGCGGCCTACCGGCGGTTGGCCGCGGCGATGCCCGGAGTCGAGGCGACGGACGCGCCAGTAGAGACCGAAACCGGAACCGACGACCGAGCGTCCGACACCGAGAGCGCACGGCGAGACGAGTCGCTGTCGGCGCTCTCGGAACGCACGTTCGGCGGACCGGACGCGACAATCGAGTTGCCGCGGGTGTCCTACGACCCCCAGCGCGGCCTGTCGGTCGGGCGGCGTGCGGTCGTCGCGGTGGCCGTCGCCGTCCAGATTCTGCTCGTCGCGCTGGTGGGTGCCGACCCGCCGATACCGCTGGTTCGACCGATTCTCGGCACGGTGTACGCGATGTTCGTCCCCGGCCTACTGGTTGCGGTCCTGTTGGACCGCGACCGGGGGACGTTCACTCGGTTAGTCGTCTACTCGGTCGGACTAAGTGCGGTGCTGTTACTCGCTGTCGGGGCGGTCATCAGCCTCGCGTACCCCGCTGTCGGAATCGACGCGCCGTACAGGGAGTGGACGGTCGTCGGGACGCTGACCGTCGTCGTCTTCGGTCTCTCGGCGGCGATACTGGCCCGCGACGAGGACCGACAGCTACGGATACCGATTCACGGTGCGTTCTCGCCCGCGCCGCTGGCGCTGGCGCTCGTCCCGTTTCTGAGTATCTTCGGCATCACGTTCCAGAACGCGACGGGGAACAACTCGGTACTGCTCGCGATGCTGGTCCTGCTGTCGGTGCTTCCGTTGTTGAACGCGACCGACAGAATCCCCTCGCGGTGGCTCTCGCTGGCGGTGTGGGTGACTGCGGTGGCGCTTCTGTACCACAACAGTCTGTTCGGGTCGAGCATCGGCGGCCCGTCCGGGGCGGCCCAGACGCTCGAAACCGGCGTCTGGTCGGCCAGCGAGGAGTCGGTGCTACCCAACGGCGTGCTGTTCCCGGCCTACACGATTCTGACGGGGCTGCGCCTCGGAATCACCTCCTCTACGGTGAATCCGCTTCTGGTGTCGTTCCTGCCGGTCATCCTGTTCGAGGGTTACCGCGAACAGGTCGGCGACCGGGCGGCGTTCTCGTCGGCGTGCTTGTTCATGTTCTCGTTCCCCTTCTACGTCCTCTACCCCTCGGCGGGGCGGGTCGCGACCCCAGTGTTCTTCCTCGCGCTGGAGGGGTTGGTCCTGAGCGACAGCCACATCGACCTGCTCCGCAAGCGGATTCTCGGCGTCTTGTTCGGGATGGGGTTGGCGGTGTCCCACTACGGGACCGCCTACGTCGCCATGGTCGCGTTCGGGACGGCGTTCGTCACCTACCTGCTGTTGGGCGTCATCGACAAGGCCCGCATCCCGCTGTCGCGGGGGACGGCCCTGAAGCGTCTCAGGAGCGTGAACGTCAGGGCCACCGTCAGAGAACTCACGCCGCGGTTGCTCTCGCCGTGGTTCGTCACGTTCTACGTCGCGTTCGTCGTGGAGTGGTACTTCTACACCTCCGGCGGCGACAAGTTCGCCATCCTGCCCCGGAAAGTTCTCAGCGTCGTGAACCGGTTCTTCGAGGCCAGTGCGTCGGGCACCGCCGGGTCCGCGGTCAGCAAGGAGTACGGTTCGACTTCGGTCGCCATCTCCCGGCAGTTCTACATCCTCATCGGCGCGCTGATGGGCATCGGACTCGCCGCCACGATGGTCGCGCGGGTGTTCCGGAAAGACACCGTGGACGTAGACGACGAGTTTCTGGCGCTCGCGGTCGGGTTCATGTCGATGCTCGGGGCCTCCTTCTTCGTGGTCGGGTTCAACGTCGCCCGTATCATGATGATAGTGTTCACGTTCACCGCCGTCTTCGTGGTGTACGGTCTCGGCAGTATCGTGGAGGCGGTGCTGACGACTCGCCGGGTCCTCCGGCGAGTCGTCGCCCGAGACGGTCGGGGCGCAATCGGGGACCTCCTCGGCGTGGACTTCGAACGAGCGTTCGGCGGACTCCGGACGGAGTTGACCGCGGTGTCGGTGGTGCTGTGCGTCTTCTTGCTCCTCAACGCCGGGTTCGTCACGGTGTTTTTCACTCACGACTACGCGCCGAGCAACATCGTCACCCAAGACACCTTGGAGAAGAGCGAGCAGGTGCAGGTCCAACTCAAGGCCAGAGGGTGCGTCAACTGCGACATCGAGTCGCACGTCTGGTTGTTCTCCCACCGCAACCGGAGCAGTCACGCCTACGGCGACTTCATGGCGTGGGCGCAGGTGGACTTCTACCGGGGGAGCATAGCGGGGCGGTTGAGTTACTACCCCAAGAAGGTGACGTATCGCTCGATGTGGGCGGCGACCAACGGGACCGACACCAAGTCGCTGTTGTTGGTCCTCGACCACAACACCGACACGGGCGTCATGCTCATCGAGTCGAAGTACTACTGGAAGGACATGGCGTACATCGAACCGGTGACGAACCGGTCCCACAGGGTGTACACGACGGGCGAGACGGCCATCTACCGCTCGACCGGTCGGGCCACCAAGCGGGCGTTCGATTTCGAACGGCCCGTCCCGACGAACGTCACCAACGTCACGGAGTACAAGCGCCTCGCGGCCGGGTCGGAGTTCGACGGCGACGACGGCCCGTTCGACGACATCGGCGAGGCGTCCGAGCGCATCCGCGACCCCGGACTCGGCGGCCCCGCGAGCGACGAAATCGGCGGCGACGGCCCGGCCGGTGGTCCCGGCGGGTACGGCGCGGCCGGGAGCGACAACCGAACCGACGGAAACCGGACCGGCGAGGTCGGCGCGGGCAACGCCACGGATGGACCCGGCGCGGGCAACGCGACTGGTGTCACCGCTGGCGACGCGAACGGGTCCGGGACGGACGGTAACGTCTCGACGGCGATTAACTCGACCGAGACCACGACAGCGACGGCCGACGCGACCACTTCCGCCGACTCGGACCGCCGACTCCCACGCGAGGACTCCGACCGCCGACTCCCACGCGAGGACTCCGCCACCGATTTCGCCGAGGCGTTCGTCGCGTCGCCGACGCGACGAACGCCGCGAGCCGACCATCCAGCCCCGTCTCTAGGACGTGTTTCTATTTCTTAG
- a CDS encoding glycosyltransferase: MRICVAHGGDVTEPSGGTDRITALASGLSERGHDVTLVVPEGEGEFPDRLDSVRIEAVATDGFGRGTGVGRALAVAWRAKRVAAERDAIVQFAHSSLAGFATLVGCEGYVLDMHDLAFARFDHTDSALAPLLERGVSWLERRGVRKARHVVVVSEYMAEFVTEQWGVPDSSVSVLPNGFFEERRDRFAGTETVPGRVVFLGTLHPKVDVDALRETARLDEVDELVVVGDGALREELDAAADELDALRTTGRLPDAEAFDLVASASVVVNPQEPSALQAASSPVKLFYYASLGVPMVVTAGPDPAEQFAAAGGAELVESGESFADRVAAVLRDDDRREEMAARAAEAAEGTEWTARAGRLENIYLEL, from the coding sequence GTGAGAATCTGCGTCGCCCACGGCGGCGACGTGACCGAACCCAGCGGCGGGACCGACCGCATCACTGCGCTGGCGTCGGGCCTGAGCGAGCGTGGCCACGACGTGACGCTGGTCGTCCCCGAGGGCGAAGGCGAGTTCCCCGACCGTCTCGATTCGGTCCGAATCGAGGCGGTCGCAACCGACGGGTTCGGCCGCGGGACCGGCGTGGGTCGGGCGCTCGCGGTGGCGTGGCGCGCGAAACGGGTCGCGGCCGAGCGCGACGCTATCGTCCAGTTCGCCCACTCCTCGCTCGCGGGGTTCGCCACGCTGGTCGGGTGTGAGGGGTACGTGCTGGACATGCACGACCTCGCGTTCGCCCGGTTCGACCACACCGACTCGGCGCTCGCGCCGCTGCTCGAACGCGGCGTCTCGTGGCTCGAACGCCGCGGGGTCCGGAAGGCCCGCCACGTCGTGGTGGTCTCGGAGTACATGGCCGAGTTCGTCACCGAGCAGTGGGGCGTGCCCGACTCGTCGGTGTCGGTCCTGCCAAACGGCTTCTTCGAGGAGCGACGCGACCGGTTCGCGGGCACCGAGACGGTCCCCGGCCGGGTCGTCTTCCTCGGGACGCTCCACCCGAAGGTGGACGTGGACGCGCTCCGCGAGACCGCCCGCTTGGACGAGGTGGACGAACTCGTCGTGGTCGGCGACGGCGCGCTTCGGGAGGAACTCGACGCCGCGGCCGACGAGTTGGACGCGCTTCGGACCACGGGACGGCTTCCCGACGCGGAGGCGTTCGACCTCGTGGCCAGCGCGTCCGTCGTCGTGAACCCCCAAGAGCCGTCGGCGCTTCAGGCCGCGTCGTCGCCCGTCAAGCTCTTTTACTACGCCTCGCTCGGCGTGCCGATGGTCGTGACCGCGGGTCCCGACCCCGCCGAGCAGTTCGCGGCGGCGGGCGGGGCCGAACTCGTCGAATCCGGCGAGTCGTTCGCCGACCGAGTGGCGGCGGTCCTGCGCGACGACGACCGGCGCGAGGAGATGGCCGCTCGCGCGGCCGAGGCCGCCGAGGGGACCGAGTGGACTGCGCGCGCGGGTCGGCTTGAAAATATATACCTTGAGTTGTAA
- a CDS encoding sulfatase, with protein MTDRESIVLVTIDSLRADHCGFAGYDRDTTPTLDSLVDEGLSFENAVAPGPATPESMPVMFTGDWPVERGGGGEADGESESGLAARRERIRAHMEARETLAERMSALGYRTAAFTPNPFTSRHFGFDAGFEHFEDFMGDSRATGGLYERIFEGFVKGSGASSLARVLLNFWQGEEVFKPWETYYDEAVSWAESADEPYFLWVFLMDAHNPYMAGEGYRSQSRWKSFHANYRFWRESHDTPFDPAVHDRLVTAYDDSVRYADACLARLREDLDATLVVTGDHGEAFGEHGTYGHEPHLYAENVHVPLVVAGGRDESEAGSERDTGRETVSRPVSLSALPDLVEGVATDADLSELGENWVFSETEQGDRTAVRGKDWTYLRHGRGDSADGDELYVGDEDGETDSPDLREVGERLVARRLGDGRERQRVADAAADIAGGRL; from the coding sequence ATGACCGACCGGGAGAGTATCGTCCTCGTCACCATCGACAGCCTCCGGGCCGACCACTGCGGGTTCGCGGGCTACGACCGCGACACCACGCCGACGCTCGACTCGCTGGTCGACGAGGGCCTGTCGTTCGAGAACGCCGTCGCGCCCGGCCCGGCCACCCCCGAGTCGATGCCCGTGATGTTCACCGGCGACTGGCCGGTCGAGCGCGGAGGCGGTGGCGAGGCCGACGGCGAATCGGAATCGGGACTCGCCGCGCGGCGCGAGCGCATCCGGGCGCACATGGAGGCCCGCGAGACGCTGGCCGAGCGCATGTCGGCGTTGGGCTACCGGACCGCGGCGTTCACGCCCAATCCCTTCACCTCGCGGCACTTCGGTTTCGACGCGGGATTCGAACACTTCGAGGACTTCATGGGCGACTCGCGGGCGACCGGCGGTCTCTACGAGCGCATCTTCGAGGGGTTCGTCAAGGGGAGCGGCGCGTCGTCGCTCGCACGGGTCCTGCTCAACTTCTGGCAGGGCGAGGAGGTGTTCAAGCCGTGGGAGACCTACTACGACGAGGCGGTGTCGTGGGCCGAGTCCGCCGACGAACCGTACTTCCTCTGGGTGTTCCTGATGGACGCTCACAACCCCTACATGGCGGGCGAGGGCTACCGGAGTCAGTCCCGGTGGAAGTCGTTCCACGCCAACTACCGGTTCTGGCGCGAGAGCCACGACACCCCCTTCGACCCGGCGGTCCACGACCGCCTCGTGACCGCCTACGACGACTCGGTTCGGTACGCAGACGCCTGCCTCGCCCGACTCCGCGAGGACTTGGACGCGACCCTCGTGGTGACGGGCGACCACGGCGAGGCGTTCGGCGAACACGGCACCTACGGCCACGAACCACACCTCTACGCCGAGAACGTCCACGTCCCGCTGGTGGTCGCTGGCGGGCGAGACGAGAGCGAAGCCGGGAGCGAACGCGACACCGGGCGCGAGACGGTCTCGCGCCCGGTGTCGCTGTCGGCGCTCCCCGACCTCGTGGAGGGCGTGGCGACCGACGCCGACCTCTCGGAACTCGGCGAGAACTGGGTCTTCTCGGAGACCGAACAGGGCGACCGGACCGCGGTCCGAGGGAAGGACTGGACCTACCTCCGGCACGGCCGGGGCGACTCGGCCGACGGCGACGAACTCTACGTCGGCGACGAGGACGGCGAGACCGACTCGCCCGACCTGCGGGAGGTCGGCGAGCGACTGGTCGCTCGCCGACTCGGAGACGGGCGCGAACGCCAGCGAGTCGCCGACGCCGCGGCCGACATCGCGGGAGGGAGACTGTGA
- a CDS encoding sulfatase — MSQNIILVTYDSLRADHCGFMGYDRDTTPALDALADDGLVFENATASGVPTIASMTSVMTGEHSLASPEIGFNTEQREQVTSRPTIAEVLSDEGYATGALSPNPPASSYFGFDSGFDWFEDFLAEDKGILERAWNRVFQRSIEGGAAATYLRLFRNVVQREEVLRPWEDYYDRIRQWREQAEEPYFLWVLLLEPHHPWLPPKEYRRWSSRWDAYRSFHHYWEMLNSGWTPDFSAREHRRLLNLYDDSIRYGDEFLARLREDFADDDPAIVVHADHGEEFGSHERYGHQPYLTEDLTHVPLVVGNADTEGRVERPVELRSLAPTIADLAGVSHSFEADSLLADDADAKRPWVASKVFAEGERRTAIRTRGSKFVAEPGRRELYDLDSDPDEQTDLAERAPDAADAFEAAVAHHVSSEREKRALRSAADDVAAGGKL, encoded by the coding sequence GTGAGTCAGAACATCATACTCGTCACGTACGACAGTTTGCGCGCCGACCACTGCGGATTCATGGGCTACGACCGCGACACCACGCCAGCGTTGGACGCCCTCGCCGACGACGGACTGGTGTTCGAGAACGCCACCGCGTCGGGCGTCCCGACCATCGCCTCGATGACGAGCGTGATGACCGGCGAACACTCGCTGGCGAGTCCGGAAATCGGCTTCAACACCGAACAGCGCGAGCAGGTCACGTCCCGGCCCACGATTGCGGAAGTGCTGTCCGACGAGGGCTACGCCACGGGCGCGCTCTCGCCGAACCCGCCGGCGTCGAGTTACTTCGGGTTCGACTCGGGATTCGACTGGTTCGAGGACTTCCTCGCGGAGGACAAGGGTATCCTCGAACGCGCGTGGAACCGCGTCTTCCAGCGGTCCATCGAGGGCGGGGCGGCCGCGACCTACCTCCGACTGTTCCGGAACGTGGTCCAGCGCGAAGAAGTTCTGCGGCCGTGGGAGGACTACTACGACCGCATCCGGCAGTGGCGCGAGCAGGCCGAAGAGCCGTACTTCCTGTGGGTCCTCCTGCTCGAACCTCACCACCCGTGGCTCCCGCCCAAGGAGTACCGCCGGTGGAGTTCCCGGTGGGACGCCTACCGGTCGTTCCACCACTACTGGGAGATGCTCAACAGCGGGTGGACCCCCGACTTCTCGGCGCGCGAACATCGGAGACTCCTGAACCTCTACGACGACTCCATCCGGTACGGCGACGAGTTTCTGGCCCGACTCCGAGAGGACTTCGCCGACGACGACCCCGCCATCGTGGTCCACGCCGACCACGGCGAGGAGTTCGGGTCCCACGAGCGCTACGGCCACCAGCCGTACCTGACCGAGGACCTGACCCACGTCCCCCTCGTCGTCGGCAACGCCGACACGGAGGGTCGGGTCGAGCGCCCGGTCGAACTCCGGTCGCTCGCGCCGACCATCGCGGACCTCGCGGGAGTCTCCCACAGTTTCGAGGCCGACAGCCTCCTCGCGGACGACGCCGACGCCAAGCGCCCGTGGGTCGCCTCGAAGGTGTTCGCCGAGGGCGAGCGCCGGACCGCGATTCGGACCCGCGGGTCGAAGTTCGTCGCCGAACCCGGCCGCCGGGAACTGTACGACCTCGATTCGGACCCCGACGAGCAGACCGACCTCGCCGAGCGCGCTCCCGACGCCGCCGACGCGTTCGAGGCGGCGGTGGCCCACCACGTGTCGAGCGAGCGAGAGAAGCGAGCGCTCCGGTCGGCGGCCGACGACGTGGCCGCGGGAGGGAAGCTATGA
- a CDS encoding glycosyltransferase family 4 protein, whose product MRVVHLYDGHEKVYDGRGSVPNVVWHLARETAAAGHEVTVLERRWAGLPAAEEREGVAFHRFDLATGADEPWTRVPYEMVTSPVGLARLVGDRTNFALEALRHLRSLDFDLLHVHLPFAASVLATVAPWLRDRMVYTAHLGELRLDALSDDQKGGDGGRGDADGGDGESADGGLAVPEIVKRLSPDVYLANRAEKTAVLNPEIREVFADRGVPDSKLSVVPNGVDLNRFGDPDHEVVTEVEAKYDLGDRPTLLFVGTVMPRKGVVDLVRAVEQVAASGHDPRLVVAGENDLDPAYTDRVRSLIREAGLEEHVELTGFVPSEELPALYALADVFVAPSLEEGFGMTVAEAMAAGTPVVGTRVGRVPWLLDDERCGRVVEPGDADAFASAVSELLDDPAERDRMAERARERARDVSWEGVTEDVRSIYQEVTE is encoded by the coding sequence ATGCGGGTCGTCCACCTCTACGACGGCCACGAGAAGGTCTACGACGGTCGGGGGTCGGTCCCGAACGTGGTGTGGCACCTCGCGCGAGAGACCGCCGCCGCGGGCCACGAGGTCACGGTCCTCGAACGCCGGTGGGCCGGTCTCCCGGCGGCCGAGGAGCGCGAGGGGGTCGCGTTCCACCGGTTCGACCTCGCTACCGGGGCCGACGAACCGTGGACGCGGGTGCCCTACGAGATGGTCACGTCGCCGGTCGGACTCGCGCGACTCGTGGGCGACCGGACCAACTTCGCGCTCGAAGCCCTCCGGCACCTCCGGAGTCTGGACTTCGACCTGCTCCACGTCCACCTCCCGTTCGCGGCGAGCGTCCTCGCCACCGTCGCCCCGTGGTTGCGCGACCGGATGGTGTACACCGCCCACCTCGGCGAACTCCGGTTGGACGCGCTCAGCGACGACCAGAAGGGCGGCGACGGCGGGCGCGGAGACGCCGACGGGGGAGACGGCGAGTCCGCGGACGGCGGACTCGCCGTGCCCGAAATCGTCAAGCGCCTCTCGCCCGACGTGTACCTCGCAAACCGGGCAGAGAAGACCGCGGTCCTCAACCCCGAGATACGCGAGGTGTTCGCCGACCGCGGCGTGCCCGACTCGAAACTCTCGGTCGTCCCCAACGGGGTGGACCTGAACCGGTTCGGCGACCCCGACCACGAGGTGGTCACCGAAGTCGAAGCGAAGTACGACCTCGGCGACCGACCGACCCTGCTGTTCGTCGGCACCGTGATGCCCCGGAAGGGGGTCGTGGACCTCGTTCGCGCGGTCGAGCAGGTCGCGGCGTCGGGCCACGACCCCCGCCTCGTCGTCGCGGGCGAGAACGACCTCGACCCGGCGTACACCGACCGGGTTCGGTCGCTGATTCGGGAGGCGGGTCTCGAAGAACACGTCGAGTTGACCGGGTTCGTGCCGAGCGAGGAACTCCCGGCGCTGTACGCGCTTGCCGACGTGTTCGTCGCGCCCTCGCTCGAAGAGGGGTTCGGAATGACCGTCGCCGAGGCGATGGCGGCGGGGACGCCGGTCGTCGGCACCCGAGTCGGCCGAGTCCCGTGGTTGCTGGACGACGAGCGGTGCGGTCGGGTGGTCGAACCGGGTGACGCCGACGCGTTCGCGTCGGCGGTGTCGGAGCTGTTGGACGACCCGGCCGAGCGCGACCGGATGGCCGAGCGCGCACGTGAGCGCGCTCGGGACGTGTCGTGGGAGGGGGTCACCGAGGACGTGCGTTCGATTTATCAGGAGGTAACAGAGTGA
- a CDS encoding glycosyltransferase family 4 protein, which produces MRIAYVYDAVYPWETGGVQKRVWELARRLADDHDVHWYGLHYWDGPAVIEREGVTLHGVGEPETLYVDGRRSIPEALSFAARVARPLLSESFDVIDCQEFPYFPAFTSKLSAARHGATLVLTWHEVWGDYWYEYLGAKGVCGKLVERATAAVPDCHLAVSDRTRRDVASLGASDPRYLPNGISVAEVEDAPEADADVDVLFAGRLIPEKNADLLVRAMSRVRERNPDVQCTVVGEGPERDRIESLVADEGLDATVTVRDFYEEYEDVLGLMKAADALALPSEREGFGITALEAMACGTPVVTIDHPRNAATELVADGETGAVCDPTPEAVADGILAARACAPEDCVAAASEYDWDRLADRAETLYREVA; this is translated from the coding sequence ATGAGAATCGCGTACGTCTACGACGCGGTGTACCCGTGGGAGACCGGCGGCGTCCAGAAGCGCGTCTGGGAACTCGCGCGCAGACTCGCTGACGACCACGACGTTCACTGGTACGGACTCCACTACTGGGACGGCCCGGCGGTTATCGAACGCGAGGGCGTCACGCTCCACGGCGTCGGCGAACCCGAGACCCTCTACGTGGACGGGCGGCGCTCGATTCCCGAGGCGCTGTCGTTCGCCGCGCGGGTCGCCCGACCGCTCCTCTCGGAGTCGTTCGACGTAATCGACTGTCAGGAGTTCCCGTACTTCCCGGCGTTCACGAGCAAGTTGTCCGCGGCTCGCCACGGCGCGACCCTCGTCCTGACGTGGCACGAGGTGTGGGGCGACTACTGGTACGAGTACCTCGGCGCGAAGGGCGTCTGTGGCAAACTCGTCGAGCGAGCGACCGCCGCGGTGCCGGACTGCCACCTCGCGGTGTCGGACCGGACCCGCCGGGACGTGGCGAGTCTGGGCGCGTCCGACCCCCGCTACCTGCCGAACGGCATCTCGGTGGCGGAAGTCGAGGACGCGCCCGAGGCCGACGCCGACGTGGACGTGCTGTTCGCCGGGCGACTCATCCCCGAGAAGAACGCCGACCTGCTGGTCCGGGCGATGTCGCGGGTCCGCGAGCGAAACCCCGACGTGCAGTGTACCGTCGTCGGCGAGGGACCCGAGCGCGACCGAATCGAGTCCCTCGTCGCCGACGAGGGACTCGACGCCACCGTGACGGTCAGGGACTTCTACGAGGAGTACGAGGACGTGCTGGGCCTCATGAAGGCCGCCGACGCCCTCGCGCTCCCCTCCGAGCGCGAGGGGTTCGGCATCACAGCACTGGAGGCGATGGCCTGCGGGACGCCGGTCGTGACCATCGACCACCCGCGCAACGCCGCGACCGAACTCGTGGCCGACGGCGAGACCGGCGCGGTCTGCGACCCCACGCCGGAAGCGGTCGCCGACGGGATTCTGGCGGCCCGAGCGTGTGCGCCCGAAGACTGCGTGGCCGCCGCCAGCGAGTACGACTGGGACCGCCTCGCCGACCGCGCAGAGACGCTCTACCGGGAGGTGGCCTGA
- a CDS encoding metal-dependent hydrolase: MDVLTHLFLPLTVAYAVRREYFESPWWFALAGFGLLSDFDKFLGVPGLLHSAVALLPVSLALVGTDKSLTGELGASRLAVAFAWSHLVLDVIDGGPVPVLFPLVESGVGLTYPARVVFGADPFGIAVRGPMVALRTTAPRAGFNAYGFLNGFGIASALTFAAVYLGTESASRENDSGSRENGVELQRNDKDGRKNDLDSRGDGGDR, from the coding sequence ATGGACGTACTCACCCACCTGTTCCTTCCGCTGACTGTGGCGTACGCGGTTCGCCGGGAGTACTTCGAGTCGCCGTGGTGGTTCGCGCTGGCCGGGTTCGGCCTGCTGTCGGACTTCGACAAGTTCCTCGGCGTGCCGGGACTGCTCCACTCGGCGGTGGCGCTCCTGCCGGTGTCGCTGGCGCTGGTCGGGACCGACAAGTCGCTCACCGGCGAACTCGGCGCGAGCAGACTCGCGGTCGCGTTCGCGTGGAGTCACCTCGTTCTCGACGTGATAGACGGCGGGCCGGTTCCGGTGTTGTTCCCGTTGGTCGAGTCGGGCGTCGGTCTCACCTACCCCGCGCGGGTGGTGTTCGGCGCGGACCCGTTCGGCATCGCCGTCCGCGGGCCGATGGTCGCGCTTCGGACCACCGCGCCGCGGGCCGGGTTCAACGCCTACGGGTTCCTCAACGGGTTCGGCATCGCCTCGGCGCTGACGTTCGCCGCGGTGTACCTCGGAACGGAGTCCGCGTCACGGGAGAACGATTCCGGGAGCCGAGAGAACGGAGTAGAATTGCAAAGAAACGATAAAGATGGCCGAAAGAATGATCTAGATAGTCGAGGCGACGGGGGCGACAGATGA